A region from the Actinoplanes sp. OR16 genome encodes:
- a CDS encoding FAD-binding oxidoreductase encodes MSGVTVVGAGVVGLSVAHELASAGHRVRILAARPAAESVSSVAAAIWFPHDVKRSPAVVDSSAVAYRRFRELAADPATGVHMRAGMVHVRRPDADLSWTRAVPDHVVTEAGVRCTVPLIETGVYLSWLTASVRALDVQIRIYDVESLAEIDDDAIVVAAGIRSAQLLGDDEVYPIRGQVVRLANPGLTDWLTDDDNPDGLTYVVPRRDDVVCGGTGDTGSWDETPDPDTEAAILRRVRALVPELENQPILSRAVGLRPARSSVRVEAVQGHDRPVYACYGHGGAGVTLSWGDAARIATLISG; translated from the coding sequence ATGAGCGGAGTGACTGTCGTCGGCGCCGGTGTCGTCGGGCTGAGCGTGGCCCATGAGCTGGCCTCCGCCGGTCATCGGGTGCGGATCCTGGCGGCACGGCCGGCCGCCGAGAGCGTGTCGTCGGTAGCCGCGGCGATCTGGTTCCCGCACGATGTGAAACGGTCACCGGCCGTCGTCGATTCGTCGGCCGTCGCCTATCGGCGGTTCCGGGAACTGGCCGCGGATCCGGCCACCGGCGTGCACATGCGGGCGGGGATGGTTCACGTGCGCCGGCCCGACGCGGATCTGTCCTGGACGCGGGCCGTGCCCGATCATGTGGTGACGGAAGCGGGCGTGCGCTGCACCGTGCCGTTGATCGAGACGGGCGTGTACTTGTCGTGGTTGACGGCTTCGGTGCGGGCTCTCGACGTACAAATCCGGATTTATGATGTCGAATCGCTCGCTGAGATCGATGATGACGCCATCGTCGTGGCCGCCGGGATCAGGTCGGCGCAGCTGCTCGGCGACGACGAGGTGTACCCGATCCGCGGCCAGGTCGTGCGCCTCGCCAACCCGGGCCTCACCGACTGGCTCACCGACGACGACAACCCGGACGGCCTCACCTACGTGGTCCCCCGCCGCGACGACGTGGTCTGCGGCGGCACCGGCGACACCGGCTCCTGGGACGAGACCCCGGACCCGGACACCGAGGCCGCCATCCTGCGCCGCGTCCGCGCCCTCGTCCCGGAACTGGAGAACCAGCCGATCCTCTCCCGAGCCGTGGGCCTGCGCCCGGCCCGCTCGTCGGTGCGCGTCGAGGCGGTGCAGGGTCACGACCGGCCGGTCTACGCCTGCTACGGCCACGGAGGCGCAGGCGTCACCCTCTCCTGGGGCGACGCGGCCCGCATCGCCACCCTCATCAGCGGCTGA
- a CDS encoding ATP-dependent Clp protease ATP-binding subunit: protein MSMSALGAGPFDDAFRRFFGAERPVQRVDLTRLLTSDARDVIEHAAELAAKAGDPDLSTEHLLSAAAQLPASRQLLHRLGVDPDRLVTRVRNGSAASGQAPSLTPAAKRALLDAHRQAREAGSTYIGPEHLLLGLAANPETPAGQILRRLAGPDRDALPVSRAPQRPSTTPALDEYGRDLTEEARNGRLDPVVGRAEEVEQTIEVLSRRTKNNPVLIGDPGVGKTAIVEGIAQRIVAGDVPRTLAGKRLVALDLAGMVAGARYRGDFEERLTTVIAEVAKSDVILFVDELHTITGAGAGGDSSLDAGNILKPALSRGDLNVVGATTVGEYRTGIEKDPALERRFQPILVSEPDVEETVAILRGLRDRYEAHHQVRITEEALVAAAELSDRYITARFLPDKAIDLIDQAGARVRLRAHMPAPEAQRIEQLRRDRDSAVAAEDYDRAQRIKAALEIAENELAQAQDEKAGIVPEVTGIDIAEVVARRTGIPVSRVSQEEKDRLLQLEAHLHERVIGQDEAVGAVARAVRRARAGMSDPGRPDGSFLFLGPTGVGKTELARALAEALFGDQDRMIRFDMSEFQERHTVSRLVGAPPGYVGYEEAGQLTEAVRRKPYSVLLLDEIEKAHPDVFNTLLQLLDDGRLTDGQGRTVSFATTVVIMTSNLGADRILNATTRGLSIEDLREELMTLLGQSFRPEFLNRIDDIILFHGLDRTQLRQITLLLVEQSRARLHAQHVDLEFTDEAIDLLAGIGHQPQFGARPLRRTIQRLLDDELASQLLAGDISAGDTVYVTATDGHLAMTNSPA, encoded by the coding sequence ATGTCGATGTCTGCACTGGGCGCCGGACCCTTCGACGACGCCTTCCGCCGGTTCTTCGGGGCGGAGCGGCCGGTTCAGCGGGTGGATTTGACGCGGCTGCTGACGAGTGACGCGCGGGACGTGATCGAGCACGCCGCCGAGCTGGCCGCCAAAGCCGGCGATCCGGATCTGAGCACCGAGCACCTGCTTTCGGCGGCGGCGCAGCTACCGGCGAGCAGGCAGTTGCTGCACCGGCTCGGCGTCGACCCGGATCGGCTGGTGACGCGGGTGAGGAACGGTTCGGCAGCGAGCGGGCAGGCGCCGTCGCTGACGCCGGCGGCGAAACGGGCGCTGCTCGACGCGCACCGGCAGGCCCGGGAGGCGGGGTCGACCTACATCGGTCCGGAGCACCTGCTGCTCGGGCTGGCGGCGAACCCGGAGACGCCGGCCGGGCAGATCCTGCGCCGGCTGGCCGGGCCGGACCGGGACGCGCTGCCGGTGAGCCGGGCGCCGCAGCGGCCGAGCACGACGCCGGCCCTCGACGAGTACGGCCGGGATCTCACCGAGGAAGCCCGCAACGGCCGGCTGGACCCGGTGGTGGGGAGGGCCGAGGAGGTGGAGCAGACCATCGAGGTGCTGTCCCGGCGTACGAAGAACAATCCCGTCCTGATCGGGGACCCCGGCGTGGGAAAGACCGCCATCGTCGAAGGCATCGCCCAGCGCATCGTCGCCGGTGACGTGCCGCGGACCCTCGCCGGGAAGCGGCTGGTGGCGCTGGACCTGGCCGGGATGGTGGCCGGCGCCCGCTACCGCGGCGACTTCGAGGAGCGGCTCACGACGGTGATCGCCGAGGTCGCGAAGAGCGACGTGATCCTCTTCGTCGATGAGCTGCACACGATCACCGGTGCGGGCGCGGGCGGCGACTCGTCGCTGGACGCCGGGAACATCCTCAAGCCGGCACTGTCCCGCGGCGACCTGAACGTCGTCGGCGCCACCACCGTCGGCGAGTACCGCACCGGCATCGAGAAGGACCCGGCCCTGGAACGCCGCTTCCAGCCGATCCTCGTCTCCGAGCCGGACGTCGAGGAGACCGTGGCGATCCTTCGCGGACTGCGGGACCGCTACGAGGCGCACCACCAGGTCCGGATCACCGAGGAGGCGCTGGTCGCGGCGGCCGAGCTGTCCGACCGGTACATCACGGCACGATTCCTTCCGGACAAGGCCATCGACCTGATCGACCAGGCCGGGGCACGGGTGCGGCTGCGGGCCCACATGCCGGCGCCGGAGGCGCAGCGCATCGAACAGCTGCGGCGTGACCGGGACAGCGCCGTCGCCGCCGAGGACTACGACCGCGCGCAGCGGATCAAGGCCGCGCTGGAGATCGCCGAGAACGAGCTGGCCCAGGCGCAGGACGAGAAGGCCGGCATCGTGCCGGAGGTGACCGGAATCGACATCGCCGAAGTGGTCGCCCGCCGTACCGGCATCCCGGTCTCGCGGGTCTCCCAGGAGGAGAAGGATCGCCTGCTCCAGCTGGAGGCGCACCTGCACGAGCGGGTCATCGGCCAGGACGAGGCGGTCGGCGCGGTGGCCCGGGCGGTCCGGCGGGCGCGAGCCGGGATGTCCGATCCGGGCCGGCCGGACGGCTCGTTCCTCTTCCTCGGCCCGACCGGCGTCGGAAAGACCGAACTGGCCCGCGCGCTCGCCGAGGCGCTCTTCGGCGACCAGGATCGAATGATCCGTTTCGACATGAGCGAGTTCCAGGAGCGGCACACGGTCTCCCGCCTGGTCGGCGCGCCGCCCGGCTACGTCGGCTACGAGGAGGCCGGTCAGCTGACCGAAGCGGTGCGTCGCAAGCCGTACAGCGTGCTGCTCCTCGACGAGATCGAGAAGGCCCACCCGGACGTCTTCAACACGTTGCTGCAGCTCCTGGACGACGGCCGGCTCACCGACGGCCAGGGACGCACGGTCAGCTTCGCCACCACCGTCGTGATCATGACGAGCAACCTGGGCGCCGACCGGATCCTCAACGCGACCACCCGAGGCCTGTCCATCGAGGACCTGCGCGAGGAGCTGATGACCCTTCTCGGTCAGAGCTTCCGCCCCGAATTCCTCAACCGGATCGACGACATCATCCTTTTCCACGGCCTCGACCGCACCCAGCTCCGCCAGATCACGCTGCTTCTGGTCGAGCAGAGCCGCGCCCGCCTCCACGCCCAGCACGTCGACCTGGAATTCACCGACGAGGCGATCGACCTGCTCGCCGGAATCGGTCACCAGCCCCAGTTCGGCGCCCGCCCGCTCCGCCGCACGATCCAGCGCCTCCTCGACGACGAACTAGCCTCCCAGCTGCTGGCCGGCGACATCTCCGCAGGCGACACCGTCTATGTGACAGCGACGGACGGCCACCTGGCGATGACGAATTCTCCCGCCTGA
- a CDS encoding amylo-alpha-1,6-glucosidase gives MTEFDIRDIPFSRRGSWFGISPVIAENVHADDLHLVSHQTGMHPVLRFVVADARVTVTPAVLSWQAAGGRIDLVYQSADTIRLRGDGLGIRVAAAASTLTPFSGTYLYRDPADGSFVFTSYETGRRYRLTVLTGSPVARGLELLGSGDRHVDLPGGPAWEIAIEEYAAARAPFSSPVPFAEVVSAARDAFDSFVDAVAPWRGGQTPAAELAAYVIWSATVSPGGFVTRPAVLMSKHWMDKVWSWDHCFNAIALAAGEPALAWDQFLLPFDHQDPAGALPDSVTHSEVLYNFVKPPIHGWAFGLLRRRLGPLPAGRLTEAYDRMAAQARFWLDHRRVPGDALPYYQHGNDSGWDNATTFDAGRLLQTADLAAFLVLHLRELSVLAAELGLDHDWETAAAELEKNLFARLWDGGRFVALRPGSPSSASSSLLALMPMVLGDTLPPEVRDHLVAGLREHLTDQGLATEPVASPHYVADGYWRGPIWAPSTVLIEDGLRRAGETALADEVSARFRALCERSGFAENFDAVTGRGLRDRAYTWTAACYLILAEAHARRSAS, from the coding sequence ATGACCGAATTCGATATCCGAGACATTCCGTTCAGCCGTCGCGGGTCGTGGTTCGGCATCTCTCCGGTGATCGCCGAGAACGTTCACGCCGACGATCTGCATCTCGTCTCCCACCAGACCGGCATGCATCCGGTCCTGCGGTTCGTGGTCGCCGACGCGAGGGTGACCGTGACACCGGCCGTGCTCTCCTGGCAGGCGGCGGGCGGGCGGATCGATCTCGTCTACCAGAGCGCCGACACGATCCGGCTGCGCGGCGACGGCCTGGGGATCCGGGTGGCCGCCGCGGCGTCGACGCTCACGCCGTTCAGTGGCACCTACCTCTACCGGGACCCGGCGGACGGATCGTTCGTCTTCACCTCCTACGAGACCGGCCGGCGATATCGGCTGACCGTGCTCACCGGCTCCCCCGTCGCCCGGGGTCTCGAACTGCTCGGCTCCGGGGATCGGCACGTCGACCTGCCGGGCGGGCCGGCCTGGGAGATCGCCATCGAGGAGTACGCGGCGGCGCGGGCGCCGTTCTCCTCCCCGGTTCCGTTCGCCGAGGTGGTGTCGGCGGCACGGGACGCGTTCGATTCCTTCGTCGACGCGGTCGCACCGTGGCGCGGCGGGCAGACGCCGGCCGCCGAGCTCGCGGCGTACGTCATCTGGTCGGCCACCGTCTCCCCGGGCGGTTTCGTCACCCGGCCCGCCGTCCTCATGTCCAAGCACTGGATGGACAAGGTGTGGAGCTGGGATCACTGCTTCAACGCGATCGCGCTGGCCGCCGGTGAGCCGGCGCTGGCCTGGGACCAGTTCCTGCTCCCCTTCGACCACCAGGACCCGGCCGGTGCGCTACCCGACTCGGTGACGCACTCCGAGGTCCTCTACAACTTCGTGAAACCGCCGATCCACGGCTGGGCGTTCGGGCTGCTGCGCCGACGCCTCGGCCCGCTGCCCGCCGGCCGGCTCACCGAGGCGTACGACCGGATGGCCGCCCAGGCCCGGTTCTGGCTCGACCACCGGCGGGTTCCCGGTGACGCGCTGCCGTACTACCAGCACGGCAACGACAGCGGCTGGGACAACGCCACCACGTTCGACGCGGGCCGGCTGCTGCAGACCGCCGACCTCGCCGCGTTCCTCGTCCTGCACCTGCGGGAACTGTCCGTCCTCGCGGCCGAGCTGGGCCTCGACCACGACTGGGAGACGGCCGCCGCCGAACTGGAGAAGAACCTGTTCGCCCGGCTGTGGGACGGCGGCCGCTTCGTGGCCCTGCGACCCGGCTCCCCTTCCTCGGCCAGTAGCAGCCTTCTCGCGCTCATGCCGATGGTGCTCGGCGACACGCTCCCGCCCGAGGTGCGCGACCACCTCGTCGCCGGGCTGCGTGAGCACCTCACCGACCAGGGGCTCGCCACCGAACCGGTCGCCTCGCCGCACTACGTGGCCGACGGCTACTGGCGCGGCCCGATCTGGGCGCCGTCCACCGTGTTGATCGAGGACGGCCTGCGCCGGGCCGGGGAGACCGCCCTCGCCGACGAGGTGAGCGCGCGTTTCCGGGCGTTGTGCGAGCGGTCCGGGTTCGCCGAGAACTTCGACGCGGTCACCGGCCGGGGCCTGCGCGACCGCGCCTACACGTGGACGGCCGCCTGCTACCTCATCCTCGCCGAGGCGCACGCCCGCCGATCAGCGAGCTGA
- a CDS encoding M23 family metallopeptidase → MRFKKCLIGVAVVAVTLTGGAGEAVAAPAKVTASSVSAAKTVKYVFPVKAKNVSFHKTHAGYPATDIFAACGKPFVATTSGVVLEVSRVDKYKKGMKDGPYNGGKFVSIKGDDGVRYYGSHLSSVTKGIKKGVKVKAGQKLGTVGKTGNASGVCHVHYGISPPCKKAGDWKVRRGVIWPAKYLTSWRKGGKKSPVAAVKAWQKKNGCKA, encoded by the coding sequence ATGCGATTCAAGAAGTGCCTCATCGGGGTGGCGGTCGTCGCCGTCACGCTCACCGGCGGCGCCGGTGAAGCGGTGGCGGCTCCCGCCAAGGTCACGGCTTCTTCGGTCTCGGCTGCGAAGACGGTCAAGTACGTCTTCCCGGTCAAGGCCAAGAACGTCTCGTTTCACAAGACCCACGCCGGGTACCCGGCCACCGACATCTTCGCCGCCTGCGGCAAGCCGTTCGTGGCCACCACCAGCGGCGTCGTGCTCGAGGTGAGCCGGGTCGACAAGTACAAGAAGGGCATGAAGGACGGCCCGTACAACGGCGGCAAGTTCGTCTCCATCAAGGGTGACGACGGCGTCCGCTACTACGGTTCGCACCTGAGCAGCGTCACGAAGGGCATCAAGAAGGGCGTCAAGGTCAAGGCCGGCCAGAAGCTCGGCACGGTCGGCAAGACCGGCAACGCGAGCGGCGTCTGCCACGTGCACTACGGCATCTCGCCGCCGTGCAAGAAGGCCGGCGACTGGAAGGTCCGCCGGGGCGTCATCTGGCCCGCGAAGTACCTCACGTCGTGGCGCAAGGGCGGCAAGAAGAGCCCGGTCGCCGCGGTGAAGGCATGGCAGAAGAAGAACGGCTGCAAGGCCTGA